In Cotesia glomerata isolate CgM1 linkage group LG1, MPM_Cglom_v2.3, whole genome shotgun sequence, one genomic interval encodes:
- the LOC123261425 gene encoding arrestin domain-containing protein 17-like has translation MTSLSLNIFKIKLDNPTATYKSGGIISGQIIIDLAKLQKLKALKIRFKGECIVRWSPKVFKFNSEDFFGHDLYFREDICLFGEIGGNVIELPSGHHIYPFSYVLPENIPNSFEHSIGCVKYSIKAIMDRPWSDYKTSKIFTVVSPSGTQSEKCASGIIDHKYIKNYSCIFPSISNGSLNYRIQLPKVMYSLGENIQAIVHLNNKSNSVQVTKIEMTLVQELKFYSRIPYEKSISKINLIKNTSQTGPFDKKSNITINMRVPFITPSKLHHCKLIDISYQIYIFIHISGLHRKIKKIYNIFIEKNLSPQQPSPNSDLCGALSNDPYITPAGCNLEETLPYSNYPAQPVNSTQYPSGNNQNMIYDDQIDVQYPSSSSTPYLARASPQRFSPCNNNSPFSSQPESERQYRPSIINPIKINDIGCLDTVKFPTRQSPQWPTQFGETQYLQTTIASDSTSNYCIPPSYETAMTLL, from the exons ATGACCTCGCTGTCATtgaatatattcaaaataaaactagATAATCCAACAGCGACGTATAAATCAGGTGGAATAATATCTGGTCAAATAATAATCGATCTTGCCAAATTGCAAAAGttaaaag CTCTCAAAATAAGATTTAAAGGAGAATGCATAGTACGCTGGTCTCctaaagtattcaaatttaaCTCTGAAGATTTCTTCGGACATGACTTGTATTTTCGTGAagatatttgtttatttggAGAAATTg gtGGAAATGTTATCGAACTACCCTCTGGACATCATATTTATCCATTTTCATATGTTCTCCCTGAAAATATTCCCAACAGCTTTGAACACAGTATCGGCTGTGTGAAATACTCGATAAAAGCAATAATGGACAGACCTTGGAGTGATTATAAAAcatccaaaatttttactgtagtaTCTCCATCCGGAACGCAGTCAGAAAAATGCGCATCG GGTATCATTgatcataaatatatcaagAATTATTCTTGTATTTTTCCTTCTATCAGTAACGGCAGTTTAAATTACCGAATTCAACTGCCAAAAGTAATGTACTCGTTAGGTGAAAATATTCAAGCGATCGTACATCTTAACAATAAGTCAAATTCCGTTCAAGTTACTAAAATTGAAATGACCCTAGTACAG gaattaaaattttattcgagGATACCGTATGAAAAATCaatatctaaaataaatttaataaaaaatacctcACAAACAGggccatttgataaaaaaagtaatataacaataaatatgcGGGTACCATTCATTACTCCTTCGAAACTTCACCATTGTAAGCTTATCGACATCAGTTAtcaaatttacattttcattCATATTTCTGGACT ccatcgaaagattaaaaaaatttataatatttttattgaaaaaaatctttctcCTCAACAACCTTCGCCAAATTCTGATTTGTGTGGAGCTCTATCAAACGACCCATATATAACTCCTGCTGGATGTAATTTAGAAGAAACTTTGCCGTACTCTAACTATCCAGCTCAACCAGTTAATTCAACTCAGTATCCCTCGggaaataatcaaaatatgaTCTACGATGACCAGATAGATGTTCAGTACCCCTCATCTAGCAGTACTCCTTACCTCGCACGAGCAAGTCCACAAAGATTTTCAccatgtaataataatagtcctTTTTCTTCTCAACCTGAATCGGAACGTCAATATCGACCATCAATAATAAatccaataaaaattaatgacattgGATGTCTTGACACTGTTAAATTTCCAACGCGTCAAAGTCCTCAGTGGCCGACACAGTTTGGCGAAACTCAGTATCTGCAAACTACTATTGCAAGTGATTCTACATCTAATTATTGTATTCCACCATCGTATGAAACTGCAATGACTCTTTTGTAG
- the LOC123263352 gene encoding RNA 3'-terminal phosphate cyclase-like protein isoform X1, with the protein MSQPIEYKGCNYLKQRLLLSTLSGKSVKITDIRANKDDPGVRAFEVNLVGLLEKLSNGMKVKFNETGTNLHYDPGMLIGGDLVHECNIERGIGYYLEAVMILAPFCKNPVNIKLKGITETSLDPSIDRIKAAGLPVLKKFFTGDSDNIKITIVKRGIAPNGGGEVHFECPVARFLKPVYFIEIGSLKRIRGVACSMRVAGDRAVIVAKSAKEKLWEHIQKRDTDINIMADPCRKEKSGNSPGFAITLNAETATGVILSAQACSSKEKNDPEEVGKEAALKLLDELYRNGCVDSVFQSMAIIFMALNRRDVSKMIVGPLTQSAIQTLRDLKDFFSVVFKLDYHKDEDGNNLEQVVLLCMGIEYSNLSKRLL; encoded by the exons atgTCGCAACCAATAGAATATAAGggttgtaattatttaaaacaacgaTTATTATTGTCAACTTTATCCGGAAAGTCAGTCAAAATTACAGATATAAGAGCTAATAAAGACGATCCAGGCGTCAGAG cattCGAAGTTAATCTGGTAGGATTATTAGAGAAGTTATCCAATGGAATGAAAGTAAAATTCAATGAAACCGGAACAAATCTGCATTACGATCCCGGTATGTTGATAGGAGGTGACTTGGTCCATGAATGTAACATTGAACGAGGTATTGGATATTATTTAGAAGCTGTTATGATTCTTGCACCGTTTTGTAAAAATCCCGTCAATATAAAGTTGAAAGGAATCACCGAAACTTCTCTTG ATCCTTCGATTGACAGAATAAAAGCAGCTGGCCTGCCAGTGctgaagaaatttttcactGGTGATAgtgataatataaaaatcacGATTGTCAAAAGGGGAATTGCGCCCAATGGAGGTGGTGAGGTTCATTTTGAATGTCCTGTCGCTCGTTTCCTCAAGCCTGTTTat TTTATCGAAATTGGTAGTCTGAAGAGGATTCGCGGAGTTGCTTGCAGTATGCGAGTAGCTGGAGATAGAGCTGTCATAGTGGCGAAATCTGCAAAAGAAAAGCTGTGGGAACACATTCAGAAACGTGACactgatattaatattatggCAGACCCTTGTCGGAAGGAAAAGTCCGGAAATTCTCCAGGTTTTGCGATAACTCTCAACGCAGAAACTGCCACCGGTGTGATTTTAAGCGCTCAAGCTTGTtcatcaaaagaaaaaaatgacccCGAGGAAGTTGGTAAAGAAGCCGCTCTAAAATTATTAGACGAGCTTTACAg gAATGGATGTGTGGATTCAGTTTTCCAGAGCATGGCAATTATTTTCATGGCACTCAATAGAAGAGATGTGTCTAAAATGATCGTCGGTCCACTAACTCAATCTGc aattcaaACGCTGCGtgatttaaaagattttttcagCGTAGTATTCAAGTTAGACTATCATAAGGATGAAGATGGAAATAATTTGGAACAAGTTGTTCTTTTGTGTATGGGAATCGAGTACAGTAATTTGAGCAAAAGACT
- the LOC123263352 gene encoding RNA 3'-terminal phosphate cyclase-like protein isoform X2, with product MSQPIEYKGCNYLKQRLLLSTLSGKSVKITDIRANKDDPGVRAFEVNLVGLLEKLSNGMKVKFNETGTNLHYDPGMLIGGDLVHECNIERGIGYYLEAVMILAPFCKNPVNIKLKGITETFLDPSIDRIKAAGLPVLKKFFTGDSDNIKITIVKRGIAPNGGGEVHFECPVARFLKPVYFIEIGSLKRIRGVACSMRVAGDRAVIVAKSAKEKLWEHIQKRDTDINIMADPCRKEKSGNSPGFAITLNAETATGVILSAQACSSKEKNDPEEVGKEAALKLLDELYRNGCVDSVFQSMAIIFMALNRRDVSKMIVGPLTQSAIQTLRDLKDFFSVVFKLDYHKDEDGNNLEQVVLLCMGIEYSNLSKRLL from the exons atgTCGCAACCAATAGAATATAAGggttgtaattatttaaaacaacgaTTATTATTGTCAACTTTATCCGGAAAGTCAGTCAAAATTACAGATATAAGAGCTAATAAAGACGATCCAGGCGTCAGAG cattCGAAGTTAATCTGGTAGGATTATTAGAGAAGTTATCCAATGGAATGAAAGTAAAATTCAATGAAACCGGAACAAATCTGCATTACGATCCCGGTATGTTGATAGGAGGTGACTTGGTCCATGAATGTAACATTGAACGAGGTATTGGATATTATTTAGAAGCTGTTATGATTCTTGCACCGTTTTGTAAAAATCCCGTCAATATAAAGTTGAAAGGAATCACCGAAACTT ttttagATCCTTCGATTGACAGAATAAAAGCAGCTGGCCTGCCAGTGctgaagaaatttttcactGGTGATAgtgataatataaaaatcacGATTGTCAAAAGGGGAATTGCGCCCAATGGAGGTGGTGAGGTTCATTTTGAATGTCCTGTCGCTCGTTTCCTCAAGCCTGTTTat TTTATCGAAATTGGTAGTCTGAAGAGGATTCGCGGAGTTGCTTGCAGTATGCGAGTAGCTGGAGATAGAGCTGTCATAGTGGCGAAATCTGCAAAAGAAAAGCTGTGGGAACACATTCAGAAACGTGACactgatattaatattatggCAGACCCTTGTCGGAAGGAAAAGTCCGGAAATTCTCCAGGTTTTGCGATAACTCTCAACGCAGAAACTGCCACCGGTGTGATTTTAAGCGCTCAAGCTTGTtcatcaaaagaaaaaaatgacccCGAGGAAGTTGGTAAAGAAGCCGCTCTAAAATTATTAGACGAGCTTTACAg gAATGGATGTGTGGATTCAGTTTTCCAGAGCATGGCAATTATTTTCATGGCACTCAATAGAAGAGATGTGTCTAAAATGATCGTCGGTCCACTAACTCAATCTGc aattcaaACGCTGCGtgatttaaaagattttttcagCGTAGTATTCAAGTTAGACTATCATAAGGATGAAGATGGAAATAATTTGGAACAAGTTGTTCTTTTGTGTATGGGAATCGAGTACAGTAATTTGAGCAAAAGACT